In Centropristis striata isolate RG_2023a ecotype Rhode Island chromosome 5, C.striata_1.0, whole genome shotgun sequence, a single genomic region encodes these proteins:
- the LOC131971586 gene encoding tumor protein p53-inducible nuclear protein 2, giving the protein MFQRLSNLLFGEVEEVAAELNGPKPCVTEADEEGWMLVNLPEGATAEASPMEDLLIEHPSMSVYVSPSNFSIVSNGNLSVVGEESIVSLASSVSRVAEPAAAPATRSTMPTRVSRGAAAQAGALAKVTQVARVQRSKARIERRHLGRNRIQRQNRTREQVPRHAAHARNTLLHQPSKRNFCH; this is encoded by the exons atgtttcaGCGTCTGAGCAACCTGTTGTTTGGGGAGGTAGAGGAGGTGGCGGCGGAGCTGAATGGACCCAAACCCTGTGTGACGGAGGCCGACGAGGAGGGATGGATGCTCGTCAACCTGCCTG AGGGAGCCACAGCAGAGGCCAGCCCGATGGAGGACCTGCTCATCGAGCACCCCAGCATGTCTGTGTACGTCTCCCCGAGCAACTTCTCCATCGTCTCCAACGGCAACCTGTCTGTGGTGGGAGAAGAAAGCATCGTCAGCCTGGCGAGCAGCGTGAG CAGAGTGGCAGAGCCAGCTGCTGCCCCCGCCACCCGCAGCACCATGCCCACCAGGGTGAGCCGTGGAGCAGCTGCCCAGGCCGGAGCTCTGGCCAAGGTCACCCAGGTGGCCCGGGTCCAGCGTAGCAAAGCCCGCATCGAGCGACGCCATCTGGGTCGCAACCGCATCCAACGTCAGAACCGCACCAGGGAGCAGGTCCCTCGCCACGCAGCCCACGCCAGAAACACCTTACTTCACCAGCCCAGCAAGCGTAACTTCTGCCACTAA